From Watersipora subatra chromosome 8, tzWatSuba1.1, whole genome shotgun sequence, a single genomic window includes:
- the LOC137402550 gene encoding glutaredoxin domain-containing cysteine-rich protein CG31559-like: protein MITNGATDITSQPSRIDRRKQVPFSAADASADIANPAVIADIANLAVIADIANLAVIADIANSAVIADIANLAVIADIGEMADICLRMSVREEATSHGTNQMGVSIQEELISEKGTVRGVRNRVRTSVSKHDNQQLCKTDEEGKIVLYSTSVSIVRSTYQNCKEVINILQNHRLRYELRDVSRNRLYQEELEGRLNEEEMTLPQLFAGGWWIGNAKRVQELNETGELSHLLENYPKIEHVSFYCEDCGGYRYVPCPKCQGTKKSTMVDSNLTSLRCTNCDKQGLTRCTSCLEQQE, encoded by the exons atgattaccaatggagccaccgacataacatcgcagccaagccgcatagacagaAGAAAACAagtccctttcagtgcagctgatgcatcag CTGATATAGCTAATCCAGCTGTAATAGCTGATATAGCTAATCTAGCTGTTATAGCTGATATAGCTAATCTAGCTGTAATAGCTGATATAGCTAATTCAGCTGTAATAGCTGATATAGCTAATCTAGCTGTTATAGCTGATATAGGTGAGATGGCTGATATATG TTTACGCATGAGTGTGAGAGAGGAAGCAACTTCACATGGCACTAACCAAATGGGAGTCTCTATTCAGGAAGAGTTAATATCCGAAAAGGGGACGGTTCGAGGTGTGAGGAATCGAGTTCGGACATCCGTTAGCAAGCATGATAATCAACAG CTCTGCAAGACCGATGAAGAAGGCAAGATAGTTCTCTACAGTACATCAGTAAGCATCGTTCGCAGTACGTACCAAAACTGCAAAGAAGTTATAAACATCTTGCAGAATCATAGACTTCGCTATGAATTACGGGATGTGAGCAGGAACAGACTCTACCAAGAAGAACTCGAGGGAAGGCTTAATGAGGAGGAGATGACATTACCTCAGCTATTTGCGGGAGGATGGTGGATTGGA AATGCAAAGAGAGTTCAAGAACTGAATGAGACTGGAGAGTTGTCACACCTTTTAGAAAACTACCCA AAAATAGAACATGTGTCGTTCTATTGTGAAGATTGCGGAGGTTACCGATATGTCCCTTGTCCTAAGTGTCAGGGAACAAAGAAATCTACAATGGTTGACTCAAATTTGACTAGTTTAAGATGCACAAACTGTGACAAACAAGGACTTACTCGTTGTACTTCCTGTCTAGAACAACAAGAATGA